The following proteins come from a genomic window of Microbacterium sp. SY138:
- a CDS encoding iron-siderophore ABC transporter substrate-binding protein, producing the protein MSLASARPKIRRGSALVAAAVAAALTLAGCSSTPEESSSASTATDGVVIEHGHGKTVIPEKPQRIVTLGWMTADIVAALGTNPVGMEEVWGAGESGYQPWFEDYVTEEYGETPEIIPFLEDGPNYEAIKELKPDLILSLYSGVSDIEYERLTEIAPTVPYIEGPWNPGTWEDMTRTVGKALSEEDKADELIAETEKQITTLAGEHPEFEDKTFVWGLTLNEGGTDLGVYLEYDPRVRITEALGFTSTPAMDSFLQTAEGDNWYTGVSLENLYDVEADLFAAWGGSADEGTYTVENKVVSRWNPIANGSYVIYADDAEASAISAPTVLSLKYILPTYVDDLAGALQGEPTITGK; encoded by the coding sequence ATGTCGCTCGCTTCTGCGCGCCCGAAGATCCGCCGAGGCTCGGCCCTCGTCGCCGCGGCCGTCGCCGCCGCCCTCACCCTCGCCGGGTGCTCGTCCACCCCCGAGGAATCGAGTTCCGCCTCCACCGCAACAGACGGCGTGGTCATCGAGCACGGCCACGGCAAGACCGTGATCCCCGAGAAGCCGCAGCGCATCGTCACCCTCGGCTGGATGACGGCCGACATCGTCGCCGCCCTCGGCACCAATCCCGTCGGCATGGAGGAGGTCTGGGGCGCAGGCGAGAGCGGCTACCAGCCCTGGTTCGAGGACTATGTCACCGAGGAGTACGGCGAGACCCCCGAGATCATCCCCTTCCTCGAGGACGGCCCCAACTACGAGGCCATCAAGGAGCTCAAGCCCGACCTGATCCTGAGCCTCTACTCCGGCGTCTCCGACATCGAGTACGAGCGCCTGACCGAGATCGCCCCGACCGTCCCCTACATCGAAGGCCCCTGGAACCCGGGGACCTGGGAGGACATGACCCGCACGGTCGGCAAGGCACTGTCCGAAGAGGACAAGGCCGATGAGCTGATCGCCGAGACAGAGAAGCAGATCACCACCCTGGCCGGCGAGCACCCCGAGTTCGAGGACAAGACCTTCGTCTGGGGTCTGACCCTGAACGAGGGCGGCACCGACCTCGGCGTCTACCTCGAGTACGACCCCCGCGTGCGCATCACCGAGGCCCTCGGATTCACCTCGACCCCGGCGATGGACAGCTTCCTCCAGACCGCGGAGGGCGACAACTGGTACACCGGCGTCAGCCTCGAGAACCTCTACGACGTGGAGGCCGATCTGTTCGCGGCCTGGGGCGGCAGCGCCGACGAGGGCACGTACACGGTCGAGAACAAGGTCGTGTCGCGCTGGAACCCGATCGCCAACGGCTCGTACGTGATCTACGCCGACGACGCCGAGGCCTCGGCCATCAGCGCGCCCACCGTGCTCTCGCTGAAGTACATCCTGCCGACGTACGTCGACGACCTCGCCGGGGCGCTCCAGGGCGAGCCCACCATCACCGGCAAGTGA
- a CDS encoding iron chelate uptake ABC transporter family permease subunit translates to MSLATDDGTDVSNTGAGSRAVDSPHRNGTLVAGLVISVVVLAIAAIASLAVGALAIDPITVLQSLFSYDDENPLHLMVMELRVPRTLLGIVVGAALAVCGGLIQAFTRNPLADPGILGVNAGASFAVTFAVGVLGLTAPGAYVPFALGGAFVLTMLVYILGSFGASGATPMKLTLAGVALGAAFTGFTTAIVLRDHSTLQVMRFWGVGSIGGRTLDQLTWAVPLIVAGLLIGLLCARSLNALALGDDLAQALGARVRVTRILVIIAVTLLAGTSVAAAGPIAFVGLMIPHIVRWFTGPDQRWVLGYSMIIGPAFLLFADVLGRIVLPNGEMRVGIVTALLGAPILIMLVRRKRVSGL, encoded by the coding sequence ATGTCCCTGGCGACGGATGACGGCACGGACGTCTCGAACACGGGTGCGGGGAGTCGTGCAGTCGACTCCCCGCACCGTAACGGGACGCTCGTGGCGGGACTGGTCATCTCGGTCGTGGTGCTGGCCATCGCCGCCATCGCCTCGCTCGCCGTCGGCGCCCTCGCGATCGACCCCATCACCGTGCTGCAGTCCCTCTTCTCCTACGACGACGAGAACCCGCTGCACCTCATGGTCATGGAGCTGCGTGTGCCGCGCACCCTGCTCGGCATCGTCGTGGGTGCCGCTCTCGCGGTGTGCGGCGGCCTGATCCAGGCCTTCACCCGCAACCCGCTGGCCGACCCCGGCATCCTCGGTGTGAACGCCGGTGCATCCTTCGCCGTCACGTTCGCCGTCGGTGTGCTCGGCCTCACCGCCCCCGGCGCCTACGTGCCCTTCGCCCTCGGCGGAGCCTTCGTCCTCACCATGCTCGTCTACATACTGGGCTCGTTCGGAGCCTCGGGGGCGACCCCCATGAAGCTCACCCTCGCCGGCGTCGCCCTCGGCGCGGCCTTCACCGGCTTCACCACCGCGATCGTGCTGCGCGACCACAGCACCCTGCAGGTGATGCGGTTCTGGGGCGTCGGCTCGATCGGTGGACGCACCCTCGACCAGCTCACCTGGGCCGTGCCCCTGATCGTCGCCGGTCTCCTGATCGGACTCCTGTGCGCGCGCTCCCTGAACGCCCTGGCCCTCGGCGACGACCTGGCGCAGGCCCTCGGTGCACGCGTGCGCGTGACTCGCATCCTCGTCATCATCGCCGTCACCCTGCTGGCCGGAACCAGCGTCGCCGCCGCCGGACCCATCGCCTTCGTCGGGCTCATGATCCCGCACATCGTCCGCTGGTTCACCGGCCCCGACCAGCGCTGGGTGCTCGGGTACTCGATGATCATCGGCCCCGCCTTCCTGCTGTTCGCCGACGTCCTCGGCCGCATCGTGCTCCCGAACGGGGAGATGCGCGTCGGCATCGTCACGGCCCTCCTCGGAGCCCCGATCCTGATCATGCTCGTGCGTCGCAAGCGGGTGAGCGGCCTGTGA
- a CDS encoding iron chelate uptake ABC transporter family permease subunit — MSIDQKTRTAPHTEASPAAFTPVDHGRRLFRIETARIATLIPVRSVIVSLLLVVVIIGAGLFSMTLGAYEVDFAAVIRAIFDPASDPDIRQVVFEWRLPRVLFAVLCGAALALAGGIFQSLTRNPLGSPDIIGFGIGAQFGVTLVMIVFELNTYMFKAAGALVGGLFTALLVYVLASKNTMSSFRLIIVGIGVSAGLGSLTSWILISVSVEKAMMAATWGAGSIASLGFDQLIPAAIVFAIVTLLSLPLARTLPVLEMGDDAATALGISPGRTRLAAMVFGVALVALVTAAAGPISFIALAAPQISQRLTRSNTPMGTVPVMLTGAALVVVSDAVAQLVAVPVGVVTVSVGGLYLAWLLAAQYARRT; from the coding sequence GTGAGCATCGACCAGAAGACCCGCACCGCGCCCCACACTGAGGCATCGCCCGCCGCGTTCACCCCGGTCGATCACGGTCGACGCCTGTTCCGGATCGAGACCGCGCGGATCGCCACGCTCATCCCGGTGCGATCCGTCATCGTCAGCCTCCTGCTGGTCGTCGTGATCATCGGCGCGGGCCTGTTCTCCATGACCCTCGGCGCCTACGAGGTCGACTTCGCGGCCGTCATCCGAGCGATCTTCGATCCCGCATCCGACCCCGACATCCGCCAGGTGGTGTTCGAATGGCGCCTGCCGCGCGTGCTGTTCGCGGTGCTGTGCGGCGCAGCCCTCGCCCTCGCCGGCGGCATCTTCCAGTCCCTCACCCGCAATCCGCTCGGCTCCCCCGACATCATCGGCTTCGGCATCGGCGCACAGTTCGGTGTGACGCTGGTCATGATCGTCTTCGAGCTGAACACCTACATGTTCAAGGCGGCGGGTGCGCTCGTCGGAGGCCTGTTCACCGCGCTGCTCGTCTACGTGCTCGCCAGCAAGAACACGATGTCGTCGTTCCGGCTCATCATCGTCGGCATCGGCGTCTCGGCGGGACTCGGATCCCTCACCTCGTGGATCCTGATCTCGGTCAGCGTCGAGAAGGCCATGATGGCGGCGACCTGGGGCGCGGGCTCGATCGCCTCGCTCGGCTTCGACCAGCTGATCCCGGCGGCGATCGTGTTCGCGATCGTGACCCTGCTCTCCCTCCCCCTCGCCCGCACGCTTCCCGTGCTCGAGATGGGCGACGACGCGGCGACAGCTCTCGGTATCAGTCCCGGTCGCACCCGTCTCGCAGCGATGGTGTTCGGCGTCGCCCTGGTCGCGCTGGTGACCGCCGCGGCCGGCCCCATCTCCTTCATCGCCCTCGCGGCCCCGCAGATCTCGCAGCGCCTCACCCGCTCGAACACCCCGATGGGCACGGTGCCCGTGATGCTGACCGGCGCCGCCCTCGTCGTGGTGTCGGACGCCGTGGCCCAGCTCGTCGCTGTGCCGGTCGGCGTCGTGACGGTGTCGGTCGGCGGCCTCTATCTCGCCTGGCTGCTCGCTGCCCAGTACGCGCGCCGCACCTGA
- a CDS encoding ABC transporter ATP-binding protein: protein MTASLQARDITLGYGDTPIISDLTLEVPDNSFTIIIGPNACGKSTLLRGFARLLRPTTGAVLLDGDELRSLKPKEVARKLGLLPQSSIAPDGITVADLVGRGRFPHQSALRTWSSADERAVSEAMAATGVTDLSRRLVDELSGGQRQRVWVAMALAQQTTHLLLDEPTTFLDIAHQIDLMELFADLHRSGTTLVAVLHDLNHAARYATHLVAMRDGAIVAQGDPREIITAELVHTVYDLPCRVITDPVSGTPLVLPLGRRTP from the coding sequence TTGACCGCTTCGCTGCAGGCCCGCGACATCACGCTGGGCTACGGGGACACCCCGATCATCTCCGACCTCACTCTCGAGGTTCCCGACAACTCGTTCACGATCATCATCGGACCCAACGCGTGCGGCAAGTCGACCCTGCTGCGCGGATTCGCCCGGCTGCTGCGCCCGACCACCGGCGCCGTGCTGCTCGACGGCGACGAACTGCGTTCGCTCAAGCCGAAAGAAGTCGCCCGCAAGCTGGGACTGCTTCCGCAGTCGTCCATCGCCCCCGACGGCATCACGGTCGCCGATCTCGTCGGGCGCGGACGCTTCCCGCACCAGAGCGCCCTGCGCACGTGGAGCAGCGCCGACGAGCGCGCCGTGTCCGAGGCGATGGCCGCGACCGGGGTCACCGATCTGTCGCGGCGCCTGGTCGACGAGCTCTCCGGCGGTCAGCGGCAGCGCGTCTGGGTGGCCATGGCCCTCGCCCAGCAGACCACGCATCTGCTGCTCGACGAACCGACGACATTCCTCGACATCGCGCACCAGATCGACCTGATGGAGCTGTTCGCCGACCTGCACCGCAGCGGCACCACGCTCGTCGCCGTGCTGCACGACCTCAACCATGCGGCCCGTTACGCGACGCACCTCGTGGCGATGCGCGACGGGGCCATCGTGGCGCAGGGCGATCCGCGCGAGATCATCACCGCAGAGCTCGTGCACACCGTGTACGACCTTCCGTGTCGAGTGATCACCGACCCCGTCTCCGGGACGCCGCTGGTGCTCCCGCTCGGTCGGCGGACACCGTGA
- a CDS encoding ABC transporter ATP-binding protein has protein sequence MTPTPRRLFGIALKSEGRGIALAGATALLIVHALAEATIPVIIGATIDRAVLPADPAALALWLGALVGTFLVLTASYQSASHLMVSIYGYGEQALRHLTLSRMLRPRLSRRTVAPGEALTFVTSDTYRVAGVAWSVAQQCSTIAAIIGAGLAMLVISPVATLVVFGSTIAMMLVMQVVSRPLERRGLVEQQAATEAGAVAADFMSGFRVLVGIGAREEAVRRYIAASDTSRRAATAAGRSLASYEAVSGTLAAIATTALAGMSAWFASEGRISIGELVTVLGLAQFISGYLAYAGSFPSNWIHKLASAKRLAEVIDADDLLDAPVAAAAPVRPAEDVVLTFRAGSASAPVEVRERELLGIRPADSDTARALSRLLGLRTRPDRGRVALAIDGELHDLTDLDPVEYRRRVVAPPHRQTIVSGSLREAVRGHGVEDQPHAPFIEMAALHDTVVQVGGWESEVGEAGRRLSGGQRQRIGIARALHAEADVLVLDEPTSAVDAITEAHIARALAEHTETVIVITTSPVLLGACDRVVELPSEGSDTRHE, from the coding sequence GTGACGCCCACGCCGCGGAGGCTCTTCGGGATCGCGCTGAAGTCGGAGGGGCGTGGCATCGCCCTCGCCGGAGCGACCGCGCTGCTCATCGTGCATGCGCTCGCCGAGGCGACGATCCCCGTCATCATCGGTGCGACGATCGACCGCGCCGTGCTCCCCGCCGACCCCGCAGCACTCGCCCTCTGGCTCGGCGCCCTGGTCGGCACGTTCCTCGTGCTGACGGCGAGTTACCAGTCGGCGTCCCACCTCATGGTGTCGATCTACGGCTACGGCGAGCAGGCGCTGCGCCACCTCACGCTCTCTCGGATGCTGCGCCCCCGGCTCTCTCGCCGCACAGTGGCCCCCGGCGAGGCACTCACCTTCGTCACGTCGGACACCTATCGGGTCGCCGGCGTCGCCTGGTCGGTCGCGCAGCAGTGCTCCACGATCGCCGCGATCATCGGAGCCGGTCTCGCGATGCTGGTGATCTCGCCCGTCGCGACGCTCGTCGTATTCGGCTCGACCATCGCGATGATGCTCGTGATGCAGGTCGTGTCGCGCCCGCTGGAACGCCGTGGCCTCGTCGAGCAGCAGGCGGCCACCGAGGCCGGGGCGGTCGCCGCCGACTTCATGAGCGGATTCCGGGTGCTCGTGGGCATCGGCGCCCGCGAGGAGGCCGTGCGCCGCTACATCGCCGCGAGCGACACCTCTCGGCGGGCGGCGACCGCGGCAGGTCGCTCCCTCGCGTCATACGAGGCGGTGAGCGGCACGCTGGCGGCGATCGCGACCACCGCGCTGGCAGGTATGTCGGCCTGGTTCGCCTCCGAGGGCCGCATCAGCATCGGCGAGCTGGTCACGGTGCTCGGGCTCGCTCAGTTCATCAGCGGCTACCTCGCGTATGCGGGCTCCTTCCCCTCGAACTGGATCCACAAGCTCGCCTCGGCCAAGCGACTCGCCGAGGTGATCGACGCCGACGACCTGCTCGATGCGCCCGTCGCGGCGGCCGCCCCGGTACGACCGGCGGAGGACGTCGTCCTGACCTTCCGCGCGGGATCCGCCTCCGCGCCCGTCGAGGTGCGCGAGCGCGAACTGCTCGGCATCCGTCCCGCCGACAGCGACACGGCCCGTGCCCTCTCGCGCCTGCTCGGTCTGCGCACCCGACCCGACCGCGGCCGGGTCGCGCTCGCGATCGACGGTGAATTGCACGATCTGACCGACCTCGACCCGGTCGAGTATCGGCGTCGGGTCGTCGCCCCTCCGCACAGGCAGACGATCGTGAGCGGCTCCCTGCGCGAGGCCGTGCGCGGCCACGGCGTGGAGGACCAGCCGCACGCGCCCTTCATCGAGATGGCGGCGCTGCACGACACCGTGGTGCAGGTCGGAGGGTGGGAGTCAGAGGTAGGAGAGGCCGGGCGACGCCTCTCGGGCGGACAGCGCCAGCGCATCGGCATCGCCCGAGCCCTGCACGCGGAGGCCGACGTGCTCGTGCTCGACGAGCCCACCTCGGCCGTCGACGCCATCACCGAGGCGCACATCGCCCGCGCCCTTGCAGAGCACACCGAGACCGTGATCGTGATCACCACCTCGCCGGTGCTGCTCGGAGCCTGCGACCGGGTCGTCGAGCTTCCCTCCGAAGGATCGGATACACGCCATGAGTGA
- a CDS encoding ABC transporter ATP-binding protein, with protein sequence MSDSTSTGALLPIASGARVRAVVGGLLRQHPGRTAAVAALFLAASALGIVMPACLGRIVDAVSSDAGFATIAGWVAAAGLGAIGAAVVMLWAVRVLTGLVQDMLASLREDVFASAMRLPVSAVDDGESADLLSRVTGDVDAVAEAGGNVAPTLLSAGFAIGVSVVALTALDPWLALAGLASVPFYILGTRAFLRKSRVVFREVRVREAARSQAVLDTVDGIETLTAFNEQEPALERVRERAVASIHMQIEGVRVTNRLFRWINGGELVGLAAILGAGFLLQSAGAVTVGAVTTAALLFHRLFGPVGQLIFGLDDIQRAAIGLARLVGVIDLAPAPAAQSPETEAAPPASAGIEVRDVTFHYPTTGRGISGVNLRVDPGTTAALVGTSGSGKSTLARVIAGHHPPTSGSVHLASRTDAPYYLSQELHHFRGTIADNLRLVAPEASGEEMAAALRAVGAQWAVEAMRREESAEGESSSADSVVPLDEGRIQQLAVARAFLADPDVVILDEATADVGLHHREAVEDAIAALREGRTAVLIAHRLQQAVTAEQIVVFADGRMTQRGTHEELLATEGLYRDSWLAQTRSTSHPAPTDPSPTEEIRPTETETP encoded by the coding sequence ATGAGTGACTCGACCTCGACCGGCGCGCTGCTCCCGATCGCCTCCGGCGCTCGGGTGCGGGCCGTCGTGGGTGGGCTGCTGCGGCAGCATCCCGGTCGCACCGCCGCTGTCGCCGCGCTGTTCCTCGCGGCATCCGCTCTCGGGATCGTGATGCCCGCGTGCCTGGGGCGCATCGTCGATGCCGTGTCGTCCGACGCCGGCTTCGCGACCATCGCCGGGTGGGTCGCCGCGGCCGGTCTGGGTGCCATCGGCGCAGCTGTGGTGATGCTGTGGGCCGTGCGCGTGCTCACCGGCTTGGTGCAGGACATGCTCGCGAGCCTGCGTGAAGACGTGTTCGCCTCGGCGATGCGGCTGCCCGTCAGCGCGGTCGACGACGGAGAGAGCGCCGATCTGCTCTCCCGCGTGACCGGCGACGTCGATGCCGTTGCCGAAGCCGGAGGGAACGTCGCTCCGACCCTGCTGTCCGCGGGGTTCGCGATCGGCGTCTCGGTGGTCGCGCTGACCGCTCTGGATCCCTGGCTGGCGCTCGCGGGGCTTGCCTCCGTGCCGTTCTACATCCTCGGTACGCGCGCTTTTCTGCGGAAGTCCCGTGTGGTGTTCCGCGAGGTGCGGGTGCGCGAGGCCGCCCGCAGCCAGGCCGTGCTCGACACGGTGGACGGCATCGAGACCCTCACCGCGTTCAACGAGCAGGAGCCCGCTCTCGAGCGGGTGCGCGAGCGCGCGGTGGCGTCGATCCACATGCAGATCGAGGGCGTGCGGGTGACGAATCGTCTGTTCCGCTGGATCAACGGCGGTGAGCTCGTCGGGCTGGCCGCGATCCTCGGCGCCGGATTCCTTCTGCAGTCCGCCGGCGCTGTCACGGTAGGCGCGGTCACCACTGCTGCGCTGCTGTTCCATCGCCTGTTCGGCCCGGTCGGACAGCTGATCTTCGGACTCGACGACATCCAGCGGGCAGCCATCGGTCTCGCGCGACTTGTCGGGGTCATCGATCTCGCGCCCGCGCCGGCCGCCCAGAGCCCGGAGACGGAAGCTGCACCGCCGGCATCCGCGGGCATCGAGGTGCGGGACGTGACGTTCCACTACCCCACCACCGGCCGGGGGATCAGCGGCGTGAACCTGCGGGTCGACCCCGGCACCACGGCGGCGCTGGTGGGCACCTCGGGGTCGGGCAAGAGCACGCTGGCGCGCGTCATCGCCGGGCATCACCCGCCGACGTCGGGAAGCGTGCACCTGGCGTCCCGCACAGACGCCCCGTACTACCTGTCGCAGGAGCTGCACCACTTCCGAGGCACGATCGCCGACAACCTGCGCCTCGTCGCCCCCGAAGCGAGCGGCGAGGAGATGGCGGCGGCGCTGCGGGCGGTCGGGGCGCAGTGGGCGGTCGAGGCGATGCGTCGTGAGGAGTCCGCAGAGGGCGAGAGTTCGTCCGCCGATTCCGTCGTACCGCTCGACGAGGGGCGCATCCAGCAGCTCGCGGTCGCCCGCGCCTTCCTCGCCGACCCGGATGTGGTGATCCTCGACGAGGCCACCGCAGACGTGGGGCTCCACCACCGCGAAGCCGTCGAAGACGCGATCGCGGCACTGCGGGAGGGACGCACGGCGGTGCTCATCGCCCACCGACTGCAGCAGGCAGTGACCGCCGAGCAGATCGTCGTCTTCGCCGACGGACGGATGACGCAGCGCGGCACGCATGAAGAGCTCCTCGCGACCGAAGGGCTCTACCGCGACTCCTGGCTCGCCCAGACCCGCAGCACATCCCACCCGGCCCCCACCGACCCATCCCCCACCGAAGAGATTCGCCCTACAGAGACGGAGACTCCGTGA
- a CDS encoding siderophore-interacting protein, whose protein sequence is MSIHRGIVSSTTTLTPTLVRVTLGGEGVADFLSTGIGDEYVRVFFPHGDDPKEVSLPVPAGDWWETPEGAPEAPMRTYTISGVRPDAGELDIDFVIHEAGVAGPWAARAEPGHVLGFNSPTGLYSPPEGITWQVLVADLTGLPAVARIIAEAPEGVRTRVVLEVPSEADRVALEVGADVEVTWVVGGNGRGPSALGPLVRGIVDDRLPLDEGYVWVAGETVALRDVRKYLRKELALPATRFKVVGYWTPVVAWDEKFAALPESVQKELDAIWAESEGDEPEDVQVRFEERLDQLGL, encoded by the coding sequence GTGAGCATCCACCGCGGCATCGTCAGCAGCACGACCACCCTCACCCCGACCCTGGTCCGCGTCACGCTCGGCGGCGAGGGCGTCGCCGACTTCCTCAGCACCGGTATCGGCGACGAATACGTGCGGGTGTTCTTCCCGCACGGCGACGACCCGAAGGAGGTGTCGCTGCCGGTGCCGGCGGGCGACTGGTGGGAGACGCCCGAGGGTGCGCCCGAGGCCCCGATGCGCACGTACACCATCAGCGGCGTGCGCCCGGACGCCGGCGAACTCGACATCGACTTCGTGATCCACGAGGCAGGTGTCGCGGGCCCCTGGGCCGCGCGGGCGGAGCCGGGGCACGTGCTCGGGTTCAACTCCCCGACGGGCCTGTACTCGCCGCCGGAGGGCATCACGTGGCAGGTGCTCGTCGCCGACCTCACCGGGCTTCCGGCCGTGGCGCGCATCATCGCCGAGGCCCCGGAGGGCGTGCGCACGCGGGTCGTGCTCGAAGTGCCGAGCGAGGCGGACCGCGTCGCTCTCGAGGTGGGCGCCGACGTCGAGGTCACCTGGGTGGTCGGCGGCAACGGCCGCGGTCCCAGTGCGCTCGGTCCGCTCGTGCGCGGCATCGTCGACGACCGGCTTCCGCTCGACGAAGGCTATGTCTGGGTGGCCGGTGAGACCGTGGCGCTGCGCGACGTGCGCAAGTACCTGCGCAAGGAGCTCGCCCTGCCCGCGACCCGCTTCAAGGTCGTCGGCTACTGGACGCCGGTCGTCGCGTGGGACGAGAAGTTCGCCGCCCTGCCCGAGTCGGTGCAGAAGGAGCTGGATGCGATATGGGCCGAGTCCGAGGGCGATGAGCCGGAAGACGTGCAGGTGCGCTTCGAGGAGAGACTGGACCAGTTGGGGCTGTGA